The genomic interval CTCGGGCGCCATCGACAACAGCGACGGGTGCAGCTTGATGGCGTCGTACGATCCGGCCGACAGCGCCGCGAGCACCGCCTCGCCGTGCCCGAAATCGTCGATGGCGACGGACACGCCCATGCGATCGAGGTCCTGGGCGAGATCGCCGATGAGATCTGCGTATTGCGCGAGCAGGCTCGCATGCACCTCGAGCTGCAGGTGATCTGGGGGCAGCTGGGCGCGCCGGAGGGCATCCGCCACGCCGTCCAAAAACCGCGGATCGGCCATCTGAGACAGCGACACGTTCACCGACACGCGCAGGCGGAGGTTCTGCCTCTGCCACCGAGCGGCGGTCTCACAGGCCGTCTGGAGCACCCAAGCGCCGATTTGCTGCATCATTCCCCACTGTTCGGCGAACGGAACAAACACCGCCGGCGGAACAAACCCAAACTCCGGGGAGTGCCAGCGCAGGAGCGCCTCGGCGCCCACCCACACGCCTCGGCGCACGTCGAAGATC from Alicyclobacillus acidocaldarius subsp. acidocaldarius DSM 446 carries:
- a CDS encoding EAL domain-containing protein, which codes for MLRYADISMYAAKEQGGHRLCLYSESGDSAIHNRLLLHNALAKAFDRGEFSLDYQPIFDVRRGVWVGAEALLRWHSPEFGFVPPAVFVPFAEQWGMMQQIGAWVLQTACETAARWQRQNLRLRVSVNVSLSQMADPRFLDGVADALRRAQLPPDHLQLEVHASLLAQYADLIGDLAQDLDRMGVSVAIDDFGHGEAVLAALSAGSYDAIKLHPSLLSMAPEGERQERLMAGVVRLAHDLGMRAIAEGVERREQEMLLARTGCDEMQGFWKARPASAEDLADWSKRIAAEEGDTV